One Marinobacter panjinensis DNA window includes the following coding sequences:
- a CDS encoding pilus assembly PilX family protein, with amino-acid sequence MYRDPGFNRQNGAGLPVALFIITVLALLVLGMAQLQESSSESVSLQIQSQRAFFAAESGAQAGVASVLNDADPPSVCPALGSSWSVNFPSAALAGCEAAIFCSSADTPGIGGSGGNRIYSLASTGQCGSGPDRAERSVEVRFR; translated from the coding sequence ATGTACCGTGATCCCGGCTTTAACAGACAGAATGGCGCCGGCCTTCCTGTTGCACTGTTTATCATCACGGTGCTTGCTTTGCTGGTATTGGGCATGGCGCAGCTCCAGGAGAGCAGCAGCGAGTCTGTCAGCTTGCAGATTCAGTCCCAGAGGGCATTTTTCGCTGCGGAGAGTGGTGCCCAGGCGGGGGTGGCCAGTGTCCTGAATGACGCGGACCCACCCAGTGTGTGCCCTGCCTTGGGAAGCAGTTGGTCGGTTAATTTTCCCAGCGCTGCCCTGGCCGGATGCGAGGCTGCCATTTTCTGCTCGTCTGCGGACACACCTGGAATCGGCGGCTCCGGCGGCAACAGGATCTATTCGCTGGCCAGCACAGGCCAGTGCGGCTCCGGCCCTGACCGGGCCGAACGTTCTGTGGAGGTTCGATTCCGATGA